From Pigmentibacter ruber, a single genomic window includes:
- a CDS encoding Crp/Fnr family transcriptional regulator — protein sequence MKPETLTFAPKQIIFNEGDATNGIYHVQEGEIEIYRIRENTEVTLGTLKAGDVLGTITLFSREPRTATARAITQTVAVFYQNEGLSEAFKTLPVWSQAVMKDAISRLKHVNELLISTKLNEKNLLRNIGTSHHHSAQLANLLAILARKACIKNDLNISILVTTDFLTIAENVLMKRFQYLESIYKAFNDCGLIKEVEDKKYGRIISNPNPQLLEDFAVFSLNVFKKGTNLFVPKKYHPWMSALARISRKNNNQNKFKRPEIAILLQTDLGRQDGEVMIADMIQNDIIHEENEMVTFTPLKLQKTVVFESLCRIIKEIKP from the coding sequence ATGAAACCTGAAACACTCACTTTTGCACCAAAACAAATTATTTTTAATGAAGGTGATGCTACAAACGGCATATATCATGTACAAGAAGGTGAAATAGAAATTTATCGCATCAGAGAAAATACTGAAGTTACTCTTGGTACTTTAAAAGCTGGAGATGTTTTAGGAACGATCACTTTATTTTCCAGAGAACCTAGAACAGCTACTGCAAGAGCAATTACTCAAACCGTAGCAGTATTTTACCAAAATGAAGGATTAAGTGAAGCATTTAAGACCTTGCCTGTTTGGAGCCAAGCAGTCATGAAAGATGCTATAAGTAGACTAAAACACGTAAATGAACTTTTAATTTCAACAAAACTAAATGAAAAAAATTTACTCAGAAACATTGGTACTTCACATCATCACTCAGCTCAACTAGCAAATTTACTTGCAATTTTAGCAAGAAAAGCTTGTATTAAAAATGATTTAAATATTTCTATTTTAGTTACCACAGATTTTCTTACCATAGCTGAAAATGTCTTAATGAAACGCTTTCAATATTTAGAAAGTATTTATAAGGCTTTTAATGATTGTGGTTTGATTAAAGAAGTAGAAGACAAAAAGTATGGCAGAATAATTAGTAACCCTAATCCTCAACTTCTAGAGGATTTTGCTGTATTTTCCTTAAATGTTTTTAAAAAAGGTACAAATCTTTTTGTCCCTAAGAAATATCATCCATGGATGTCGGCATTAGCAAGAATTAGTAGGAAAAATAATAATCAAAATAAATTTAAAAGACCTGAAATTGCCATACTTTTACAAACTGATTTAGGCAGACAAGATGGAGAAGTAATGATAGCAGATATGATCCAAAATGATATCATTCATGAAGAAAATGAAATGGTGACGTTCACTCCTTTAAAATTACAAAAAACAGTTGTTTTTGAAAGTCTTTGTAGAATTATAAAAGAAATTAAACCTTAA
- a CDS encoding DUF1772 domain-containing protein encodes MTNKIYLSFHILSGIYAGACLSIAVIDLKFIQALSDVSLKIQYFSILLKNMGFLMAPLLVLMSILCLFLTWQNRKKIFVYCPLILLFAILLITFTIHFPINDQFFNLTVSKNEVHYLINKWIYWHYLRVLLSFLLPFFIVKYFKQILN; translated from the coding sequence TTGACAAATAAAATTTATCTTTCATTTCATATTCTGTCTGGAATATATGCAGGAGCCTGTTTGAGCATTGCTGTTATTGATTTAAAATTTATTCAAGCATTAAGTGACGTGTCGTTAAAAATTCAATATTTTTCAATACTCTTAAAAAATATGGGTTTTTTAATGGCGCCTTTATTAGTTCTTATGTCCATCCTTTGCCTTTTTTTAACATGGCAAAATAGAAAAAAAATCTTTGTGTACTGTCCATTAATTTTACTTTTCGCAATTTTACTAATTACTTTTACCATTCATTTTCCAATCAATGATCAGTTTTTTAATTTAACTGTCTCAAAAAATGAGGTTCATTATCTGATTAACAAATGGATTTATTGGCATTATTTAAGAGTATTATTATCTTTTTTACTACCCTTTTTTATTGTAAAATATTTTAAACAAATTTTAAATTAA
- a CDS encoding S1 family peptidase, with translation MTIQKKYIFLFAIFVNLSFSCKNKEKLKDSNKNKCSIELLNNNQQKNKIVDGCSFSNDVKTAFPEASGVVSLSTASGFCTGTFISEHFILTAAHCFDLKKMGSSYADFIDEVENTYAITSTNHNIFNSFDILNTSYKTKAKNIIIHPYYLQNCADDSKEHQSLNKCNFADLALVYTEKSSHELNVLPVGISHKKDDNEGIIFVGYGKTSDSDNNIVRTKRWGLAHLHNLDFLSFILYEMENTALGSYFKSNIVPFITENFHDDPRSIFLFAEGSESGICQGDSGGPIFIKDKDAFYTIGVVHANEGEKNEICKNKKSINTYIEPYLEWILEEAMQVNEQVNFKARES, from the coding sequence ATGACTATTCAAAAAAAATATATTTTTTTATTTGCTATTTTTGTAAATTTATCTTTTTCTTGCAAAAATAAAGAAAAATTAAAAGATTCAAATAAAAATAAATGCAGTATAGAGCTTCTAAATAACAATCAACAAAAAAATAAAATTGTTGATGGATGTTCTTTTAGCAATGATGTTAAAACTGCTTTTCCAGAGGCTAGTGGTGTTGTTTCACTTTCCACTGCATCTGGATTTTGTACAGGAACATTTATTAGCGAACATTTTATTTTAACAGCTGCACACTGTTTTGATTTAAAAAAAATGGGAAGTAGTTATGCTGACTTCATAGATGAAGTGGAAAATACTTATGCTATAACAAGTACAAATCATAATATCTTTAATAGCTTTGATATTCTTAATACAAGCTATAAAACAAAAGCTAAAAATATTATCATTCATCCTTATTACTTACAAAATTGTGCTGATGATAGTAAAGAACATCAGTCTCTTAATAAATGTAATTTTGCTGATTTAGCCTTAGTCTATACTGAAAAAAGTTCACATGAATTAAATGTACTTCCTGTAGGTATTAGCCATAAAAAAGATGATAACGAAGGAATCATCTTTGTAGGCTATGGGAAAACATCGGACAGTGACAACAATATAGTTAGGACAAAAAGATGGGGTTTGGCGCATTTACATAATTTAGATTTTTTATCCTTTATACTTTATGAAATGGAAAATACCGCATTAGGAAGCTATTTCAAAAGCAACATTGTTCCATTTATAACAGAAAACTTTCATGACGATCCTAGATCAATATTTTTATTTGCAGAGGGAAGTGAAAGTGGAATTTGCCAAGGCGATTCTGGTGGACCAATATTTATTAAAGATAAAGATGCTTTTTATACAATTGGAGTAGTGCATGCAAATGAAGGCGAGAAAAATGAGATTTGTAAAAACAAGAAAAGCATAAATACTTACATTGAACCTTATTTAGAATGGATTTTAGAGGAAGCAATGCAAGTAAACGAACAAGTTAATTTCAAAGCAAGAGAAAGTTAG
- a CDS encoding MarR family winged helix-turn-helix transcriptional regulator, with product MEKLPHILFESPHFYIYKLSMLLRREFLTALKKYQLTPEKWQILTAVWENIQPVNQNCLARITSKDKPSISRLIIGMEKKGWIEREINPDDMRAYLIKATSKSFELKESIINDLFSHFNLLAENFGIEKINQLKKLSEEYISIIESLHKYNKI from the coding sequence ATGGAAAAGTTACCACATATTTTATTTGAATCGCCGCATTTTTATATTTATAAATTATCTATGTTGCTTAGAAGAGAATTTTTGACTGCCCTAAAAAAGTATCAATTAACTCCTGAAAAATGGCAAATTTTAACTGCTGTTTGGGAAAATATTCAACCAGTGAATCAAAATTGTTTGGCTAGAATCACTTCGAAAGATAAACCATCTATTTCAAGATTAATTATAGGTATGGAAAAAAAAGGATGGATTGAAAGAGAAATTAATCCTGATGATATGCGAGCTTATTTAATTAAAGCAACTTCAAAATCATTTGAGTTAAAAGAGTCAATTATAAATGATTTATTTTCTCATTTTAATTTATTAGCAGAAAATTTTGGTATAGAAAAAATAAATCAATTAAAAAAACTATCGGAAGAGTATATTTCAATAATTGAATCTCTTCACAAGTATAATAAAATTTAA